The DNA region TCATCTTATTTCTTGAAGATCACAAATTAATTGTCCCTATCAAAAGCATGTAAATCAACAGGTGATAATAAAGAGATACTAGATCTACATGTTTGTACGCTGGTTTGGAATTTAAAAGTTCTTGTTACCCTTTTTGTAATTCTCCTTTCTTCAATAGAAAATAGAgataaacaacaggggcgctcccgaggtaccgcctcatagtcccaaaagtaaacctaccaacatgcattttatttattttcatgttgtttatCCTCTCTGGTAAATGATTACCTCTTCATTGGATATGCAGGtggtattgattttgaggtcACCACTAAATATACTAGCTAGACAATAGAAGTATGGTGGAAATGCAAACCTAGTTTGCCCCGTTACCAAGTGAAGTGTCTATCTTTAGCTGGGTTTACTGCTCATTTATCTAGCCCAAATATTTGTTTGAACTGTTTGAGTTTGAGTGAGACAAATGGCGGATGACATAACTAGGAAATCATACAACTTGCTCGTTCCTGTGACATCTATTTTTCCATTGCTTTTCTTATTACCATTCTGCTTTATCTGCAGAGCTAAATTTTGACTTGAAATTGGGTGGCAGGTTTTGCAAAAGGCATTGGGGGTGTGGGATCTGCAAATCATTCCACTGGATAGTCCAGTTGCGGAGCCGGCTCAGATTGATCCAGAACTGGAAAGTGCATTTATCTGTCACTTGCAGGACCATTGGTTCTGTATCAGGAAAGTAAATGGGGAGTGGTACAACTTTGACAGTCTTAAGGCTGCGCCTGAGCACCTTTCCAAATTTTACCTTTCAGCCTATTTAGACTCTTTGAAAGGGTTTGGCTGGAGCATTTTTCTGGTGAAGGGAAAATTTCCCAAGGAATGTCCGATCAGTTCTTCTGAAGCTTCTAATGGATATGGACAGTGGTTGTTACCAGAAGATGCAGAGAGGATTACCAAGTCCTGCAACGCAGCACAGAGAACTGGTGGTAGAAGTGGTCAAACTTCGTGGCCTTCTGATCCACACCGCCAGTATGAGGAAGAAGGAATGCTTTTAGATCAAGAGGATGAGGATCTGAAAGCTGCTATTGCTGCCAGCTTGATGGATTCTTCCCCGGCGGTCAGCAACAAACCTGACACCTCAGAAAACGAAAATAAGGACAAAAGTTCAGCTAATGCATGACAAGGAAACATTTTACAGTGTTTTAAGCCGAAAAAAACTTATGAACAGTTTTTATTCAAAATTGCATCCAGTGCTGGATACTAGTTCATAATCTGCAGCCTAAACAGTGATGTTTTTacttatttaaaaagaaaaatacacagaGATGTTGTTTGTTGACTGAGACCATGATGGAACTATacaatttgaaaagaaaaatgaaaacctCAAATCTTTCTGGAAATTGTTCTTTGTAGTCGTTAATTTGGTACAGTTTTTCCTCTattttgtttttccttgtttTCTTATTTGCTGCTTGTACATTTCCTGGGTGTATATGTTGCTTTATACCTGGTGAGCTGATGATTAAATTTTGAGTTGTTTGCTGGTTTTGGGCCTGTCACTCGTTAGTCATTAGCAGTAGAATGCTCTTCTTATGTTAGGTTAGAAGAGAAAACGGTGGTTGAAAAGCAGAAGGGTGGGTAGTTATTTTTCCtactgttatttctctctttttatctcttttttccACACAGGAGTCGATTGAGCGAGGATAAACCTACCGACCTTTGGAGAAGGGTCAATCTCAACTGCGCATGTATATTTCTAGGCTTCGCGATCTGTGAATCCACGATACAGACTACtgtaaaactacttttgaatgaAAGAATCGTTTGCGCTTCTCAGTTTATTCtctttatatgacaatttgactaattaattttgtATAAGCGTTAGTTCCAAGTTGAGTCTATTTTCTTATATGAAATATTTTCCTATACATATTGCTTTTTTTGCCCGATTCATGGGACATAGTTTCGTATTTTGAAGaaattttaaagttgtttaattcCACCACTCAATCTCTTTTTACGATACAAATTAGTTACAGTTATCATTTGCTTACattatattttcttcttcctccattcactttattttttaaaataataaacttCCACAAAACAACTTAACGTGACGGATTTGGCACTTTTGACatgttttttctttcaaaaaagttTGATTTCAGACTCAGAAAAAACTCAAAGCTGGCCCGGTGATGTTTTCAAGTTTTTGCAAAAACTCAATAAATGAGTTTGAAAAAGTAAAGGTCTCTTGTAAAAATAATACAGTTAAACCTCTGTAACAGCCTTGTCTATTCTGATATTTTTTTGCTGCTATAGTAAAGTATTATTATATAGAACATATATTGTAAGGTACGAGTAATATAAAAAGTTGATTCCAAATAAAATTTGGTTGTTATAGATTTATAGTGAAGCGTTATTATAAAAGATGAATAACACCAGttgctcttctaacatgagtaatctcggtcgaaaaaaaatgaggaattttcagaaaccactattgtttagtggctattaacttcatATAGCTATCATATACGTAATTACTTCatatagctactattcagttgttacggtagtgtattcgttatattcgcgctgctgtatttatgaatacatCGGGCCTACCCGATTTTGCTGTTTGATCGAGACAAGGGAGTTGCATAGGGGTTAGCCTCGTAATAAATCAGATCCGAGCTCGAAGATAAGACATCAAGcctagagatcgaagtgtacgttgAGACCGAGGCCAGCAACAATCGAGATCAAGTATGACCGACTTCGAGGGGAGCATAATAACAGAATGGCGAGATATCAGTAACTGGTCGAagatcacggcgtgaatctcgggACGGACATCCGTAAttggtcgaagatcatggcgtGAATCTCGGAACGGACCAAATCAGAAGCGGTTAACTAGCTGTTTATAtgattttcttctgtaattagagaCATACCATAATTAgatttcctctactatataaagaggagtttCAGTCATTTGTAGGGATCATGATTCACTGATAAACACATACATATATGTTGCTTTCTTTGTCTTACTTACCGTTCATCACTACTTGTTCCATCCTCTGTTGTTCTTATTAATTAACTTCGAGattatctcgaatcgaggtcgaggcaTTGTCTGCAGACTAGTCAGATTTATTTTTgtctaatttatcaatttaattcgttatttatcaattggtactagtttaaatcacatatccttacaaccacaatataagtttaattgttactcgatttTCTGGGTAAACAGTTTGTCGCcaaccgtggggctaaggataatagtgattgttcagtaCTGATTATGGTAAAACGCAttattttatgcttgttcttgtcaagtgtctttgctttcaggttaaaacatgtcaaactcacaaaacgcatccaCACACGGTGACAATGGCCTCGGATTCCACGGTGAAAACGAAAATGTTATTGCTCCAAGAGTCGAGCTGCCACAGGCTACTTTCGGGGGAGCACCGGTTGCCAACCCAGTCGATGTCAGTTCGCACGTTGCTCTAAATGCGAACCTAGGCGCATGTCTCGAGGGGAGCATACGCAGAGAAAGCTGAAGTAGTGACCAAGGAACACAGGGCAGAGGAGACGAAGGAGTCAGTccccaagtgatattcgagatgcttcaggctcagcaagctgctattgctcagttacaaaatcaacatagagctccGAATAAGGTCGAACCGGAAGTTACTTGCCGTACCGAGCCAGTACCGGAAAGGTCGAATGGTAACGAATCGGGGACTGATCCTACGttaatgaaaatgctcgaggagcttaCCAAAAGAACTGAATCGGGGGAGAagagaatcgaagccaacgataaaaaagtagagacatacaactctcgagttgacCA from Nicotiana tabacum cultivar K326 chromosome 24, ASM71507v2, whole genome shotgun sequence includes:
- the LOC107816411 gene encoding ataxin-3 homolog, which translates into the protein MEGVSNGGMLYHEVQESKLCAVHCVNTVLQGPFFSEFDLAAVASDLDRAERQMMVQGGGDFVPEQSHNVSLDGDFSIQVLQKALGVWDLQIIPLDSPVAEPAQIDPELESAFICHLQDHWFCIRKVNGEWYNFDSLKAAPEHLSKFYLSAYLDSLKGFGWSIFLVKGKFPKECPISSSEASNGYGQWLLPEDAERITKSCNAAQRTGGRSGQTSWPSDPHRQYEEEGMLLDQEDEDLKAAIAASLMDSSPAVSNKPDTSENENKDKSSANA